The Streptomyces durmitorensis genome contains the following window.
CATGCGGTGAGCACCGTGCTCGCGCTCTTCCTGAAGCTGCCGGACGACGCGGGTGCGGCGGAGGCGGAGAAGGCCAGTGCCTCGCCGGACGCCGCGCCCGCCACCGCCTCGGCCCCGGCGTGAAAGGACCCACCTGATGTCCGTACTGACCATTGACGTCGGCACCACGATGATCAAGTCGGTCGTCTTCGACGACCAGGGCAAGGAGATCGCGGTCGCGCGGCTCGCCACCGAAGTCCTGCGGCCCCACCCCGGCTGGGCGGAACAGGACATGGACGCCGTATGGAACGCCGTCGTGCACACCGTCCGCAGCGTCCTTTCCGGCCTCGCCGACCCCGTCTGGCTGGTGTCCTTCACGGCCCAGGGCGACGGCGCCTGGCTCGTCGACGAGGACGGCCGCCCCACGGGGCCCGCGATCCTGTGGTCCGACGGCAGGGCCGGTGACCTGCTCACCGCCTGGCAGCGCGAGGGAGTCCTCGAAGCGGCCTTCCGCCGCAACGGCTCGCTGACCTGCGCCGGCATGCCCAACGCCCTCTTCAGCTGGCTCGCCGCCCACGACCCGGACCGCCTCGCGCGCTCCGCCACCTCGCTCACCGCCGCAGGCTGGCTCTTCCTGCGCCTCACCGGTGTCCGCGCCTGCGACGAGTCCGACGCCTCCGCCCCGTTCCTCGACCACACCACCGGGGACTACGACCCGCGGATCCTCGACCTGTTCGGCCTGAGCGCCTACCGCCGGCTCCTGCCGACCGTCCTCGGTGAGTCGGAGCGGATCGCCGAGATCACCGGCGACGCCGCGGGCCAACTGGGCCTTCCCGCCGGGCTTCCGGTCGTCATGTCCCCGTACGACATCGCCGCGACCGCCCGCGGCGTCGGCGTGGTCAACCCCGGCCAGGCATGCAGCATCCTCGGCACCACCCTGTGCACGGAGATCGTCCGCACGGACGTCGACACCAGCGGCGAACCGTCCGGCATCAACATCGCCTACCGCGGCCGCGAACGCGTGCTCCGTGCCTTCCCAACCCTCAACGGCGCCGAAGTCCTCGGCTGGGCCGCGCGGATGCTGGGCACGTCCGGGCCGCCGGAGCTTGCGCAACTGGCCTTCGAGTCGGAGCCGGGCGCCCGCGGGCTGATGTTCCTGCCCTATCTCTCCCCGGCCGGGGAACGCGCGCCGTTCCTCGACCCGCGCGCCCGAGGGTCCTTCTGGGGTCTGTCCCTCGAGCACTCGCGCGCCGACCTGGCCCGCGCCGTCTTCGACGGGCTCTCGCTGGTCCTGCGCGACTCGCTGGCCGCTGCCCGCACGGACGTGAGCGAGCTGCGGCTGTGCGGCGGCGGCGCCAACAGTGACGCGTGGTGCGCGCTGATCGCCGATGCCACAGGAGTGCCGACCGCCCGCTCCGGCGACACCGAACTGGGCGCCAAGGGCGCCTTCCTCACCGGCCTCGTCCGCTCCGGAGCCGAGAGCAGCATGCACACCGCTGCCGCCAAATACGTCCGGATGCAGAGCAGTTGGGAACCCGACCCGGAGCGCGCGCAGTTCTACGCCGCCCTGTACGAGGACTTCACCGGCCTGCGGACCATCTCCCGCGAGGCCGGCTGGCGGGGCGGCGCGATATGGCAGGGGAGTGGTGCGGCGGGGTCGGGCGCACCCCCGCACGGAGACGACGACCACCGCACCGCCCCCGGAGGCATCGATGTCTGACACCCGTTCCCCCGACCACGCCCCGGCTTCCTTCGACGGCATCTGGCTGGGCCTCGACCTCGGCACCCAGAGCGCCCGCTGCGTCGCCGTCGACGGCACCGGCCAACTGCTCGCCGCCGCTTCCCGGCCGCTGACGAGCCACCGCGACGGCGTACGCCACGAGCAGGACCCCGAGCAGTGGTGGACCGCGCTGGCCGCCGCCTGCCGCGAGGCCCTGAGCGGACTCGACGCGCGGCGCGTCCGCGGGCTCGCCATCGACGGCACCTCCGGCACGATCCTGCTGGCCGACGCCACGGGCCGCCCGCTCACCCCCGCCCTGATGTACGACGACGGGCGCGCCGCCGACCAGGCGGCGACCGTCAACGAAGCGGGCTGCGAGGTCTGGCGGGAGCTCGGCTACCGCAGCATGCAGCCGTCCTGGGC
Protein-coding sequences here:
- a CDS encoding FGGY-family carbohydrate kinase, with the translated sequence MSVLTIDVGTTMIKSVVFDDQGKEIAVARLATEVLRPHPGWAEQDMDAVWNAVVHTVRSVLSGLADPVWLVSFTAQGDGAWLVDEDGRPTGPAILWSDGRAGDLLTAWQREGVLEAAFRRNGSLTCAGMPNALFSWLAAHDPDRLARSATSLTAAGWLFLRLTGVRACDESDASAPFLDHTTGDYDPRILDLFGLSAYRRLLPTVLGESERIAEITGDAAGQLGLPAGLPVVMSPYDIAATARGVGVVNPGQACSILGTTLCTEIVRTDVDTSGEPSGINIAYRGRERVLRAFPTLNGAEVLGWAARMLGTSGPPELAQLAFESEPGARGLMFLPYLSPAGERAPFLDPRARGSFWGLSLEHSRADLARAVFDGLSLVLRDSLAAARTDVSELRLCGGGANSDAWCALIADATGVPTARSGDTELGAKGAFLTGLVRSGAESSMHTAAAKYVRMQSSWEPDPERAQFYAALYEDFTGLRTISREAGWRGGAIWQGSGAAGSGAPPHGDDDHRTAPGGIDV